One segment of Clavelina lepadiformis chromosome 2, kaClaLepa1.1, whole genome shotgun sequence DNA contains the following:
- the LOC143445406 gene encoding uncharacterized protein LOC143445406 codes for MASMKASAQRVDQLILGLLICLTIAATVKAAAIEASISEQNTRSFIKDLTRFARLRSKRSPEEMVAESTDAGSWSEDGEVKTNLLGRVSREVITTRMHAFRRNGAGGHDRTVKCGNCELRLRQVAVKKPTCRVRKVVISTCAGMCETFEIPEMNGLTKKHHTVCRPSQVEYVSVKLQGCARGVYPFVTLSKATACKCQKCSSKDTSCRSLY; via the exons ATGGCATCAATGAAAGCTTCAGCTCAAAGAGTTGATCAACTTATACTTGGACTTTTAATTTGCCTCACAATTGCCGCAACGGTCAAGGCGGCAGCCATCGAAGCATCGATCAGCGAACAAAATACGCGATCTTTTATAAAGGATCTAACAAGGTTCGCGAGACTGAGAAGCAAAAGAAGTCCAGAGGAAATGGTCGCAGAATCCACTGACGCTGGTTCGTGGAGCGAAGACGGTGAAGTGAAGACCAATTTGTTGGGTCGCGTCTCAAGAGAAGTCATCACGACTCGAATGCATGCCTTTCGCCGAAACGGAGCCGGCGGTCACGACCGTACTGTGAAGTGCGGCAACTGCGAACTCAGATTGCGACAGGTGGCCGTGAAGAAACCGACCTGTAGAGTACGCAAAGTTGTCATTTCCACTTGCGCTGGAATGTGCGAGACCTTTGAG ATTCCGGAAATGAATGGTCTCACGAAGAAACATCATACTGTATGCAGGCCAAGCCAAGTGGAATATGTTTCCGTCAAACTCCAGGGTTGCGCAAGAGGTGTATACCCATTCGTTACATTAAGCAAAGCAACGGCGTGCAAATGCCAGAAATGTTCGTCGAAAGACACTTCGTGCAGGTCCCTGTACTGA